In Halanaeroarchaeum sp. HSR-CO, one DNA window encodes the following:
- a CDS encoding flavin reductase family protein encodes MTQPTVDDHFDEIGEYDSKAIFKPTVPALVVSKHEDEGPNIMTASWWMLAGYNPFRYLLAVSQKIYTHDLIEESGEFVLAAPSTELIDAVTLAGMVSGRDIDKIDHLDLETVPGKSVDVPLLADAVGNIELSVMDSFEFENTTYFFGSVESAFVSKGALDGRILSLDADILAYMGSDWAEEDAQSKHRFYADLDPENLESFPGDEIIESLPPELREQVTD; translated from the coding sequence ATGACCCAGCCTACCGTCGACGACCACTTCGACGAGATCGGGGAGTACGACTCCAAGGCCATCTTCAAACCGACGGTCCCCGCCCTCGTGGTGAGCAAACACGAAGACGAGGGGCCGAACATCATGACCGCCTCGTGGTGGATGCTGGCCGGCTATAACCCCTTCCGCTACCTCCTCGCGGTCAGCCAGAAGATTTACACCCACGACCTCATCGAGGAGAGCGGGGAGTTCGTCCTCGCCGCTCCCTCCACAGAATTGATCGACGCGGTCACCCTCGCGGGCATGGTGAGCGGCCGTGACATCGACAAGATCGACCACCTCGACCTGGAGACCGTGCCCGGGAAATCGGTGGACGTCCCCCTCCTCGCGGACGCCGTGGGCAACATCGAACTGAGCGTCATGGACTCCTTCGAGTTCGAGAACACGACGTACTTCTTCGGGAGCGTCGAGAGTGCGTTCGTCTCGAAGGGTGCCCTCGATGGTCGTATCCTCTCGCTCGACGCCGACATCCTCGCGTACATGGGCAGTGACTGGGCCGAAGAAGATGCACAGTCCAAACACCGTTTCTACGCGGACCTCGATCCCGAGAATCTGGAATCCTTCCCCGGTGACGAGATCATCGAGTCGCTGCCGCCGGAATTGCGCGAGCAGGTTACCGACTGA
- a CDS encoding LTA synthase family protein, producing MEHDWDNLILLDACRWDVFHEYSQLDGKLMKVVSRGNYSWEFMEENFIGRELNDTVYVTANPYSENLDQEQFYKIESLLNEWNEEKETVLPNDVVNAALNAREKYPNKRLIIHFMQPHLPHISDIAEEIEYDQVGWYHGDDDLLDRSEKKTIFSAYKNNEISQKELFESYRQNFTFVEGYVSSLVNDLKGKTVITSDHGENLGENYFGCEIFGHRNETKECRFVPWLELPYDERIRVEKEDPIEDTTVGDSIVNQRLEDLGYI from the coding sequence ATGGAACACGATTGGGATAATTTAATATTATTGGATGCGTGCCGATGGGACGTTTTTCATGAGTATTCACAATTGGACGGAAAATTAATGAAGGTGGTTTCTAGGGGGAATTACAGCTGGGAATTCATGGAGGAGAACTTTATCGGCCGTGAACTAAACGATACTGTATACGTAACCGCCAATCCATATTCTGAAAATTTAGATCAAGAGCAATTTTATAAAATTGAATCTTTACTAAATGAATGGAACGAAGAAAAGGAAACAGTATTGCCAAATGATGTTGTAAATGCTGCTTTAAATGCCAGAGAAAAATACCCGAACAAACGATTAATTATCCATTTTATGCAACCCCATTTACCACATATTAGTGACATTGCGGAAGAAATTGAGTATGACCAAGTTGGATGGTACCATGGTGATGATGACTTACTTGACAGATCTGAGAAAAAGACTATATTTTCAGCGTACAAAAATAACGAAATATCTCAAAAAGAATTATTTGAAAGTTATCGACAAAATTTTACTTTTGTTGAAGGATATGTTAGTTCATTAGTGAATGACTTGAAGGGTAAAACAGTTATAACCTCTGATCACGGTGAAAACTTAGGTGAAAATTATTTTGGCTGTGAAATTTTTGGACATCGAAATGAAACTAAAGAATGTCGTTTTGTCCCTTGGTTGGAACTTCCCTATGACGAACGTATAAGGGTGGAAAAGGAAGATCCGATAGAGGATACAACTGTAGGCGATTCAATTGTAAATCAAAGACTCGAGGATTTGGGATATATTTAA
- a CDS encoding CatB-related O-acetyltransferase — MISGKYSFEDILRGVRNPYLIWNEMLHQLPFSLFVDIPSGLPISSPHAIHNSAKISHRCTISGELDAKESAIIKPYCQIGGSVSLGQEAIIGPNSTVYGNISIGRYSNLNGNNLVAGEIDIGSFCAIANSADFLQTNHPRNYPAIQARFHESVIDSKLEPVNKGPIKIGSDVWIGRRAMILSGVEIGHGAIIGAGAVVTKNVQPYEIVAGVPAMHRGWRFSEELRDQLLSIAWWTWDDERINNNKQFFKTDLSKVDDIYNIIN; from the coding sequence ATGATTTCCGGCAAATATTCATTCGAGGACATTTTGAGGGGGGTTCGAAACCCCTATCTTATTTGGAATGAGATGTTGCACCAATTGCCATTTTCATTATTTGTAGACATTCCTTCGGGCCTTCCAATATCATCGCCTCATGCCATTCATAATTCTGCAAAAATAAGCCACAGATGTACAATTAGTGGAGAACTGGACGCGAAAGAGTCGGCAATAATCAAACCCTATTGCCAAATTGGGGGATCGGTCTCTTTGGGGCAAGAGGCAATTATTGGACCAAATAGCACGGTATACGGAAATATCTCAATTGGAAGATATTCAAATTTGAACGGCAATAATTTAGTTGCTGGTGAAATTGATATAGGTTCATTTTGTGCCATTGCGAACTCAGCTGATTTTCTTCAAACTAATCATCCTAGAAATTATCCTGCCATCCAGGCTCGATTTCATGAGAGTGTGATTGACTCAAAGCTTGAACCCGTAAATAAAGGGCCTATAAAGATCGGAAGTGATGTATGGATTGGTAGGCGAGCGATGATATTAAGTGGTGTAGAAATTGGTCATGGAGCAATTATCGGTGCTGGCGCTGTAGTAACTAAAAATGTGCAACCATATGAGATAGTTGCGGGAGTTCCAGCTATGCATCGGGGATGGAGATTTTCAGAGGAATTACGTGACCAATTATTATCTATTGCATGGTGGACATGGGATGATGAAAGAATTAACAATAATAAACAATTTTTTAAAACCGATCTTAGTAAGGTTGATGATATTTATAATATTATTAATTAA
- a CDS encoding polysaccharide biosynthesis C-terminal domain-containing protein produces MGQRRHRYHNFVLNLLLIPDYGYLGAGLATAISYMVLNLLYSSQLYRETGIHPFSRALVQPGVVAAILVAVVHWITSIFLPVTVPVLIGMFAVFLTLYGLAILQFGGIEEEEFMLVLSFEDRFGVDLGLLKRVGRFLMR; encoded by the coding sequence GTGGGACAACGTCGCCATCGGTATCACAACTTCGTCCTAAACCTCCTCCTCATTCCTGATTACGGTTACCTCGGGGCCGGGCTTGCGACGGCCATCTCGTATATGGTCCTGAATCTACTCTACTCCTCGCAACTCTACCGGGAGACGGGCATCCATCCGTTCTCGAGGGCTTTGGTCCAACCCGGAGTCGTTGCAGCTATTCTCGTCGCCGTTGTTCACTGGATCACAAGTATTTTCCTCCCCGTAACGGTCCCAGTTTTGATTGGGATGTTCGCGGTTTTTCTTACATTGTACGGTCTCGCCATCCTGCAATTTGGTGGAATCGAGGAAGAGGAGTTCATGCTTGTATTGAGCTTCGAGGACCGCTTTGGCGTGGATCTCGGACTGCTTAAGCGTGTCGGGAGGTTCCTGATGCGGTGA
- a CDS encoding oligosaccharide flippase family protein, giving the protein MNLDGAFRKLFKGGGIVLDCFVVEMGVSFFAKVVIARVLGPFDYGAVSLGVTTLGLLSTLSLLGLHASIGRYLPRFDTDEDRRGVIISGFQIALPVATVTGLAVVALANPIATHLFTDPAVTPYIRVFGFAIPFAALMKLSIGVVRGLQQVVPKVVVQNVTPPVTRFTAVLLAVGIGAGALGITTAYALAYVVAALVGLYFVFKQSPIRGPAKPSRMHGELLTFSAPLIVSAAMAFVLSDLDTFMLGYFAS; this is encoded by the coding sequence GTGAACCTCGACGGTGCCTTCCGCAAACTCTTCAAAGGTGGCGGAATCGTTCTCGACTGCTTCGTCGTCGAGATGGGCGTGTCCTTCTTTGCAAAGGTCGTCATCGCCCGCGTTCTAGGCCCGTTCGACTACGGCGCCGTCTCGCTCGGCGTCACAACCCTTGGCCTCCTGTCCACCCTCTCCCTCCTCGGCCTCCACGCGAGCATCGGCCGCTACCTCCCACGCTTCGACACGGACGAAGACCGCCGCGGCGTCATCATCTCCGGATTCCAGATCGCCCTCCCCGTCGCCACCGTCACGGGCCTCGCAGTCGTCGCCCTCGCGAACCCGATCGCGACCCACCTCTTCACCGACCCGGCTGTCACGCCCTACATCCGGGTGTTCGGGTTCGCGATTCCCTTCGCAGCACTGATGAAGCTCTCCATAGGTGTCGTCCGGGGCCTCCAGCAGGTGGTCCCGAAGGTCGTCGTACAGAACGTCACGCCCCCGGTCACCCGGTTCACGGCAGTCCTTCTCGCCGTCGGCATCGGCGCGGGAGCGCTCGGCATTACGACGGCGTACGCACTCGCGTATGTCGTGGCCGCCCTCGTCGGCCTCTATTTTGTGTTCAAACAATCGCCAATCCGCGGACCAGCCAAACCATCGCGAATGCACGGAGAACTCTTGACCTTCTCGGCTCCGCTCATCGTCAGCGCGGCGATGGCGTTCGTCCTCTCCGACCTTGACACGTTCATGCTCGGGTACTTCGCTAGCTAG
- the glmU gene encoding bifunctional sugar-1-phosphate nucleotidylyltransferase/acetyltransferase, which produces MKAVVLAAGQGTRLRPLTDTRPKPLVPVAGTPILEHVLDAATPVVDGFVIVVGYRGDAVKDRIGSSYRNVPVEYVTQDEQVGTADAVGMAEEHVSERFLVLNGDVIVRKSLVRALAEAGGHAIAAKSVPDPRNYGVLQVSDGELDGLIEKPDQPPTDLANLGIYSFEPSVFDAIATVDRSTRGEYEITDAIESLVESRERVRVVEHEGAWLDVGYPWDVLQATSILLEDQTGRIAGAVDDGAQLVGDVVVESGAEIRSGVVIEGPAVIKSGSEVGPNSYIRGATVIGENCHVGHGVEVKNSVLFEDTNVPHLSYVGDSVLGSNVNFSAGTNVANLRHDEETVNVLVKGNSVDTGRRKFGVVCGDNVKTGINTSLNPGIKLPSNHRTRPGTVVYEDPGDAQ; this is translated from the coding sequence ATGAAAGCAGTGGTGCTGGCTGCCGGTCAGGGGACGCGGCTCCGTCCTCTGACCGATACCCGGCCGAAGCCGCTCGTGCCTGTCGCCGGGACGCCGATCCTCGAGCACGTGCTCGATGCCGCAACCCCGGTCGTCGATGGGTTCGTGATAGTGGTGGGGTACCGAGGCGATGCCGTGAAAGATCGGATCGGGTCATCTTATCGGAACGTTCCCGTCGAATACGTTACGCAAGACGAGCAGGTCGGGACGGCTGACGCGGTAGGAATGGCCGAAGAGCACGTCTCGGAGCGTTTTCTCGTGCTCAATGGAGACGTAATCGTTCGGAAGTCACTCGTAAGGGCACTCGCGGAGGCGGGCGGGCACGCTATCGCTGCCAAATCGGTCCCAGACCCACGCAATTACGGCGTGCTCCAGGTGAGTGATGGCGAATTGGACGGGCTGATCGAAAAGCCCGACCAACCCCCAACAGATCTTGCAAATCTCGGCATCTATTCGTTCGAACCATCCGTGTTCGACGCGATAGCGACCGTCGATCGAAGCACTCGCGGGGAGTACGAAATCACGGATGCTATCGAGTCGCTCGTCGAGTCAAGGGAACGTGTACGGGTCGTCGAGCACGAGGGAGCCTGGCTCGACGTGGGGTACCCCTGGGACGTACTCCAGGCGACATCGATACTGCTCGAGGACCAAACGGGGCGAATCGCTGGGGCAGTCGACGACGGCGCGCAACTGGTCGGCGACGTCGTCGTAGAATCCGGAGCCGAGATCCGGTCTGGCGTGGTAATCGAAGGGCCAGCGGTGATCAAATCCGGTTCGGAAGTTGGTCCAAACTCATACATACGCGGTGCAACGGTAATCGGCGAAAACTGTCACGTCGGCCATGGAGTCGAGGTGAAAAACTCAGTACTATTCGAAGACACGAATGTCCCTCATCTCTCGTACGTCGGCGACAGTGTCCTCGGGTCCAATGTGAACTTCAGTGCTGGGACGAACGTGGCGAACCTCCGCCACGACGAGGAGACGGTGAACGTGTTGGTCAAGGGTAATTCGGTCGACACCGGGAGGCGAAAGTTCGGGGTCGTCTGTGGTGACAACGTGAAAACAGGAATCAACACGAGTTTGAACCCGGGTATCAAATTGCCCAGCAATCACCGAACGCGACCGGGGACAGTCGTGTACGAAGATCCGGGTGATGCCCAATGA
- a CDS encoding sugar phosphate nucleotidyltransferase, giving the protein MKAVILAAGEGRRLEPLTNHRPKPMLPVANQPILEHVIEAVSGAGIEEIVLVVGYKRERIQTHFGNGQDYGVDISYAVQEHQLGTGHAVLEAEADVEDQFLVLNGDRIIESKLVSEVAQRLRDEGGPVVSVTRVSEARNYGVVELVDERVTNIHEKPTDYESTSNLINAGVYGFERSIFDVIRETNSQGAGEVELTTALNSIAKKDALTAVQYRGQWLDVSYPWDLLTVTGSLVEGDGQDHDRTGASVANDIAIGKDVRIGSNSTVRSRVALGANVSIGANVVLSNTVVLPDATIADGAVLRDAIVGENTVVGPNTTIVGGESKIVVDDEVHRDVRLGGVIGDNSRVGGGVTVAPGTIVGENARIGTGVTIDDRVPPNTEVRRG; this is encoded by the coding sequence ATGAAAGCTGTAATACTGGCTGCAGGCGAAGGCCGCCGTCTGGAACCGCTGACGAATCACCGGCCCAAGCCGATGTTACCGGTCGCGAACCAACCGATCCTCGAACACGTGATCGAAGCCGTGTCCGGGGCCGGTATCGAGGAGATCGTGTTGGTGGTCGGGTACAAGCGGGAGCGCATCCAGACACATTTCGGGAATGGACAGGACTACGGTGTCGATATCAGCTATGCGGTACAGGAACATCAACTCGGGACGGGACATGCCGTTCTCGAGGCGGAAGCCGACGTCGAAGACCAATTTCTTGTTCTAAACGGCGATCGTATCATCGAGTCGAAGCTCGTTTCGGAAGTGGCCCAACGACTCCGGGATGAGGGAGGTCCTGTCGTTAGTGTGACGCGGGTTTCGGAGGCGAGAAACTACGGGGTCGTCGAACTCGTCGACGAACGCGTCACGAACATTCACGAGAAGCCTACGGACTACGAATCCACTTCTAATCTCATCAACGCTGGCGTCTACGGCTTCGAGCGGTCCATCTTCGATGTGATTCGAGAGACGAACAGCCAAGGAGCGGGCGAAGTCGAATTGACGACGGCACTGAATTCGATTGCCAAGAAAGATGCGTTGACTGCGGTCCAGTATCGCGGACAGTGGCTAGACGTCTCCTATCCCTGGGATTTGCTCACCGTCACCGGGTCACTCGTCGAGGGGGACGGTCAAGACCACGACAGAACGGGTGCGTCGGTGGCGAATGACATCGCTATCGGCAAAGACGTCAGGATCGGATCGAATTCGACGGTACGTTCGCGCGTTGCGCTGGGAGCGAACGTCTCGATCGGGGCGAACGTAGTGCTCTCGAATACCGTCGTCCTCCCTGATGCTACGATAGCGGACGGTGCCGTTCTCCGAGACGCAATTGTGGGAGAGAATACCGTCGTCGGCCCCAACACGACGATCGTTGGCGGTGAATCCAAAATCGTCGTCGATGACGAGGTGCATCGAGACGTCCGACTCGGGGGTGTTATCGGGGATAATTCGCGTGTCGGTGGCGGCGTTACCGTCGCACCCGGAACGATCGTCGGTGAGAACGCGCGAATCGGTACTGGCGTAACGATCGATGATCGAGTGCCGCCCAATACGGAGGTGCGACGGGGATAA
- the glmS gene encoding glutamine--fructose-6-phosphate transaminase (isomerizing): MCGIIGYVGDQESLPIVADGLKNLEYRGYDSAGVALTDAEGMRIYKSKGEIDHLTLPDEDPATIGIGHTRWSTHGKPTDANAHPHTDCSGEIAVVHNGIIDNFDELKDGLDGHTFTSETDTEVVAHLLEEEYDGTDLPAAVNEVVTQLTGSFALGVTATGFDGIVAVRQDSPLVVGYGDDGQFIASDVPAFVEHTQEVTYLENGDVAVLTRDDVTIYRNGDVVEGEHQQVDWEPERAGKAGYEHYMLKEIHEQPTALRQTISGRIDLTDGQVDLDVELPTEYLQSLEEIQIVAAGTSYHAGLYARQLLEEYAEVRVSVEVASEYEFRGGRDPWRTLVIAVTQSGETADTLDAMRTAANAGAKTLAITNTVGSTAAREADDVVYIRAGPEIGVAATKTFAAQVATLAMFTVYLGRERGVLDGTRATALLKSVRSLPGAIQQVLDVDESVAEIAEEYVDGSAFFFIGRAMGAPVSLEGALKLKEISYCHAEGFAAGELKHGTLALVTEKTPVIAIMTAGGKPEETLHNVKEVQSRGAPVIGVSSIDSAEKYLDASLAVPETGILEPLVGNVYLQLFAYYVADLRGRNIDKPRNLAKSVTVK; encoded by the coding sequence ATGTGTGGCATCATCGGCTACGTGGGTGACCAGGAGTCGCTTCCAATCGTCGCGGACGGATTGAAGAATCTCGAATATCGCGGGTACGACTCCGCAGGTGTCGCCCTGACCGACGCCGAGGGAATGCGCATCTACAAGAGCAAAGGTGAAATCGACCATCTCACGCTCCCAGATGAAGATCCGGCGACGATTGGCATCGGTCACACACGCTGGAGTACTCACGGAAAGCCGACCGATGCAAACGCGCACCCTCATACGGATTGTTCGGGTGAGATAGCCGTCGTCCACAATGGGATCATCGACAATTTCGACGAGCTCAAGGACGGCCTCGACGGCCACACCTTCACCAGCGAGACGGATACCGAGGTCGTCGCCCATCTCCTCGAAGAGGAGTACGACGGAACGGACCTTCCTGCTGCGGTCAATGAAGTCGTTACGCAGCTAACCGGTAGTTTCGCGCTCGGCGTGACCGCGACCGGATTCGACGGGATCGTTGCAGTCCGGCAAGACAGTCCACTCGTCGTTGGATATGGTGACGATGGACAGTTCATCGCGAGTGACGTTCCGGCCTTCGTCGAGCATACCCAGGAGGTGACGTATCTCGAAAACGGTGACGTTGCCGTGCTGACTCGGGATGACGTCACCATCTATCGGAATGGAGATGTCGTCGAGGGCGAGCATCAGCAGGTCGACTGGGAGCCCGAACGGGCGGGGAAAGCGGGCTACGAGCACTACATGCTCAAAGAGATTCACGAACAGCCGACGGCGCTTCGCCAGACGATTTCGGGGCGGATCGACCTCACCGATGGTCAAGTGGATCTCGACGTCGAACTGCCGACCGAGTACCTACAATCCCTCGAGGAGATTCAGATCGTCGCAGCAGGGACGTCGTATCACGCCGGCCTATACGCTCGACAACTGCTAGAGGAGTACGCGGAGGTCAGAGTATCCGTCGAGGTGGCGAGCGAATACGAGTTCCGGGGTGGCCGGGATCCCTGGCGAACGCTGGTCATCGCAGTGACGCAGAGCGGAGAGACGGCCGATACACTCGACGCGATGCGAACGGCCGCGAATGCGGGGGCGAAGACGTTAGCCATCACGAATACGGTCGGGAGTACGGCCGCCCGTGAAGCCGACGACGTGGTGTATATTCGTGCCGGGCCGGAGATCGGCGTGGCCGCGACGAAAACGTTCGCCGCACAGGTGGCGACCCTCGCGATGTTCACCGTGTATCTCGGGCGGGAGCGTGGGGTGCTGGATGGCACCCGGGCGACTGCATTGTTGAAGAGTGTACGAAGTTTGCCAGGGGCGATTCAGCAGGTACTCGATGTAGACGAGTCAGTTGCGGAAATCGCGGAGGAGTACGTGGACGGGTCAGCCTTTTTCTTCATTGGACGAGCGATGGGGGCACCGGTTTCGCTGGAAGGGGCGTTGAAGCTCAAAGAAATCAGCTACTGTCACGCCGAAGGGTTCGCTGCTGGTGAGTTGAAACACGGGACGTTGGCGCTGGTTACCGAGAAAACGCCAGTCATTGCAATTATGACCGCGGGCGGGAAGCCAGAGGAGACACTTCACAACGTGAAAGAAGTCCAGTCTCGGGGCGCGCCCGTTATCGGCGTGTCGTCGATTGACAGCGCGGAGAAGTACCTGGATGCGTCGCTTGCAGTACCGGAGACCGGGATTCTCGAACCGCTCGTGGGGAACGTGTATTTGCAGCTGTTCGCGTATTATGTGGCGGATCTACGTGGGCGAAATATCGATAAACCACGAAATCTGGCGAAGAGCGTTACAGTGAAGTAG
- a CDS encoding ABC transporter ATP-binding protein, with translation MVDHSEEITWREKLDAIVQVVKYRPLFILPIVGLGGLTAFLEGIGLSFIYPIMEVAQSEGEVTPQDTIMEIFLMIYEVLGIPFELGYLIIGISLIMTVRFSSSFTVAWMKAILQRNYEQYLRTEAFSAALNARIGYFDDEGSDDILNAIITETRYSGKVIRRGVESMETLALVGVYLAIMLYIAPDMTVYAIVLLGGITYLLRNVLEPGYTIGNRVAQANESVQQSVQAGTQGIRDVKLFNLTREVFAEFWGAIERYTDSSIKLSRNKAALQNGYDLAAAVSLFALIYVGFTYSGLSLGALGIFLFAMFRLSPLASRLNSRIYDLEGNLSHLVRTQRFVDELQSRHESDGDRSIDEIREVKFDDVEFSYTEDETVLNGISFDVSKGEFIAFVGQSGAGKSTIVSLLARMYEPDGGEIRANGSPIGEYDLREWRERIAVVRQQPFIFNDTLENNVTIGNRDATREDVKHVCEIAKVNEFLEELPNGYDSQLGDDGVRLSGGQRQRIALARALLKDADFLVLDEATSDLDSNLERQVQASIEAMDREYGMIAIAHRLSTVQNADAIYTVDSGEIVEAGTHEKLLEQNGEYAELYEIQSKA, from the coding sequence ATGGTCGACCATTCGGAGGAAATCACCTGGCGCGAGAAGCTCGATGCAATCGTCCAGGTCGTGAAATATCGCCCGCTGTTCATCCTCCCGATCGTGGGACTCGGTGGGCTGACCGCGTTTCTCGAGGGGATCGGATTGAGTTTCATCTACCCGATCATGGAGGTCGCTCAATCCGAAGGGGAAGTCACCCCACAGGACACGATCATGGAGATATTCTTGATGATCTACGAAGTACTCGGAATTCCGTTCGAGCTGGGCTATCTTATCATCGGAATTTCGCTCATCATGACGGTTCGATTTTCCTCTTCGTTTACGGTCGCCTGGATGAAGGCCATCCTGCAACGAAATTACGAACAGTATCTGCGGACGGAGGCATTCAGTGCTGCACTCAACGCTCGAATCGGGTACTTCGACGATGAGGGTTCGGACGACATTCTGAACGCGATAATCACGGAGACGCGATACTCGGGGAAGGTAATCCGGCGTGGGGTGGAGTCAATGGAGACACTTGCACTGGTGGGCGTCTACCTCGCCATCATGCTCTACATCGCGCCGGACATGACGGTCTACGCTATCGTGTTGCTGGGCGGCATCACCTACCTTCTCCGGAACGTCCTGGAACCCGGTTACACGATCGGAAATCGAGTTGCTCAGGCGAACGAATCGGTACAGCAATCAGTGCAGGCCGGAACACAGGGGATCCGGGACGTGAAGTTGTTCAACCTCACACGAGAAGTGTTCGCAGAATTTTGGGGGGCTATCGAGCGTTATACCGATTCGTCGATCAAGTTGTCCCGGAACAAGGCCGCACTGCAGAATGGCTACGACCTCGCTGCCGCAGTATCGCTATTCGCTTTGATCTACGTCGGATTCACGTACTCGGGGCTTTCACTCGGGGCACTGGGAATATTCCTGTTCGCGATGTTCAGACTCTCGCCACTCGCTAGTCGCCTCAATAGTCGAATATACGACCTCGAGGGGAACCTCTCGCATCTCGTTCGGACCCAGCGGTTTGTCGATGAGCTTCAATCGCGCCACGAATCGGACGGCGACAGATCGATAGACGAGATTCGCGAGGTAAAATTTGACGACGTGGAGTTCTCCTATACGGAGGATGAGACCGTCCTAAACGGGATCAGCTTCGACGTCTCGAAAGGGGAGTTTATCGCTTTCGTCGGTCAGTCGGGTGCGGGGAAATCGACGATCGTGTCTCTCCTAGCGCGAATGTACGAGCCGGACGGGGGAGAAATTCGAGCGAATGGTTCTCCGATCGGGGAGTACGATCTTCGTGAGTGGCGAGAGCGAATCGCGGTAGTACGCCAGCAACCATTCATCTTCAACGACACCCTCGAGAACAACGTGACTATCGGGAATCGGGACGCGACTCGGGAGGATGTGAAGCATGTTTGCGAGATTGCGAAGGTGAACGAATTTCTCGAAGAGTTGCCGAATGGCTATGATTCACAGCTAGGTGACGATGGTGTTCGGCTTTCAGGTGGCCAGCGCCAGAGGATCGCTCTGGCGAGGGCGCTCTTGAAGGACGCCGACTTTCTGGTACTCGACGAAGCCACGAGCGATCTCGATTCGAATCTCGAGCGGCAGGTGCAGGCGTCCATCGAGGCGATGGATCGTGAGTACGGGATGATCGCCATCGCGCACCGGTTGTCCACGGTGCAGAATGCCGATGCGATCTATACGGTAGATAGCGGGGAGATCGTCGAGGCGGGGACCCACGAAAAATTGTTGGAGCAAAATGGAGAATACGCAGAGTTGTACGAAATACAGTCAAAGGCGTAA
- a CDS encoding cytidylyltransferase domain-containing protein has protein sequence MSNRILALIPARGGSSRVPGKNIRDLGGKPLIAHTIEDALHSEVVDDTIVSTDDEEIAAISEEWGAEVPFRRPEELARDTSPTGPVVRHALDWLESNRGDYYDILVLLQATSPFRKSEDIDKSIRKLSSTTGFSLISTTEYSVPPQWAISENSRGFLQPHYEDSPLWSISSSRSQDFDLKHPNGAIFATYTDSYRETGTFYTKKTVGYEMPRERSIDIDERIDLEIARALISEE, from the coding sequence ATGAGTAACCGAATTCTCGCACTAATTCCTGCCAGGGGAGGGTCATCGAGAGTACCAGGAAAGAATATTCGTGATTTAGGAGGAAAACCGCTAATCGCTCATACAATCGAAGACGCTCTACATTCGGAGGTAGTTGATGATACGATTGTCTCCACGGACGACGAAGAGATTGCAGCCATCTCCGAAGAATGGGGTGCCGAAGTTCCCTTTCGACGTCCGGAAGAACTTGCCAGGGATACATCGCCTACAGGTCCCGTTGTTCGTCATGCTCTAGACTGGCTTGAATCAAACAGGGGTGACTATTACGATATTCTCGTTCTATTACAAGCAACATCTCCTTTCCGAAAATCTGAAGATATCGACAAATCCATCAGAAAACTTTCAAGCACAACGGGATTCTCTCTCATTTCAACTACAGAATACAGCGTTCCTCCTCAATGGGCCATTTCGGAGAACAGTCGCGGGTTTCTTCAACCACACTATGAAGACAGTCCATTATGGTCTATTTCATCTTCTAGAAGCCAGGATTTCGATCTCAAACACCCAAACGGTGCAATATTCGCTACATACACTGATAGTTACAGAGAGACTGGAACGTTCTATACCAAAAAAACGGTTGGGTATGAGATGCCGAGAGAACGTTCGATAGACATTGATGAACGGATCGATCTTGAAATTGCGCGAGCTCTCATTAGCGAAGAATAG